The Lewinella sp. 4G2 nucleotide sequence GTTAGAATTTACAGACAACTGAACGTCACCATCAATTGACATTCGGTTCTGTATTCTACTATTTAGTTTTTCGACGAACCCTTCCTGTTTGCTCTGTCTCCATCCATTATTAAATACTACTTTTCCGGTCAAGTTGATTGTCACAGAATTTATACTCCCCTCATCGTCATAACCTACATCTATACTAATATCGTCTCCCAGTGGATCATTATAATATATTGGGTTGTTCCCCATTCCATTGTAAGGAGATAATGCTGTAAATTTCTCTAATAAAGGATCTACTTGTAACCATCGACCTATTGTTGCATCATAAGACCTGTAAAACGCTAAATCCAACTCCAGTTCCTCATTCCTTTCTATCCCATTATACCGATAGAGTAGCTCACCTACACCAACTTTCCCGCCTTCAACCACTCCCAGACACATGCCCTAAGGTACTCATTTTCAGTTTCTTCTTCAGTTGAAAATAAAAACTGAACACGCACGCGCACGCGGTCTTGATCACGACGACGCCACCGGTTCTCAGTCCTCCGGTGGCATAGTTGTAGCCCGGACTGGATGTTCGCTTTGGTCGCACGGTCTACGGGAGCAACCCACCCATCGATGTCACCAAAGTGAACATCCAGGCTGGGCTTCGCGGGGTCTGGGGCGGCGATTTAGCCCCAGTGTTAGACGGGCGGTAAGACGAGCGGTCCCGCTGGTCACGTCCACCGTCTCAAGTTCGGTCCGTCGGTCTTTCGTTTTTGGTCCCAAAGTCTTCAGCTCGGTCCCCTCCGGCCGGTGGAGCTTCCGCGGAACCGGACGGCGGATATTGGGTCGCTTCAGCTGCGACATTAAGGGTGGGAGGCTCGGCGGCGGCCAAGGGCCAGCTACCCGCAGTGCGACCTTCTTCGGGAGCATTGTCGGGTAGCGTTTCTTGGACGCCGCCGCGCCGGGGGTGGGATTCAGTTTGTGCTCGGTCCGATGTTCAAGGCTTTCCTTTAGCGTAAGGGGTGGAAGCGCACTACCGCCGCCCGCAGCTCCTCCAGATTCGTTTCGCGGTACCCTTCCGTTGTCGTCACCTTTTTGTGGCCGGCGAAGACCTGCACCTGCCGTAAGCCTCCGCCGTTCTTGAGTTTGAGCGCGATCACGCTTTGGCGGATCACCATCGGCGTCAACCGTTTGCCTGGCACCAACGGCCTAAGCGTCTCCACCAGGTAGTGCACCCCTTCGCCATTTTCCGCCGTTCCCCGGCTCGTCAGGATCAGCGCTTTTATATCATCCCTCATCAACCTGGGCCGGTCCTCTTTGAGATACTCCAACAATGTCATCACCTGCACCGCCGCCAGCTTTAGCGTCCGCGCCTGTTGCCTTCCTGACCCTTTAACTTTGATCGTCGCCGCTGCCAGATCGACGTCGCCAACTTGCAACCTTCCCACTTCGCTAACCGTCAGTGCTTGATGTACCAGCAGACCGATGATAACCGCGTTCCGGTTGGCTAATAACGGATATCGCTCCACCCTTGTCGTCAGCAACTTCTCCAGCTCGGCCGCGTCAAGCAAGTCTTGTGTTTGAACCTGGTCAGTTCTGGCCACGTCTCGCAACCGCAACCGCGACGCCGGATGATCTTCGCGTTTGCCAACCTTCAACAGATACCGGTGATAAGCTTTGACCGAGTACAAAATCCGCCGCACCGTTTCCCCATTCTCGTACCGCCCCCGCAAGCTCACCAGGTAGCCGACCACGTCGGCGTACTTCACCCGCAACGCCCCGCTTTCCCCGCCGACGTAGACCAGGTACCGCTCGATTTCAAAGGCGTAGGTTCTCGCCGTTGCCACCGTGTAGTTCGCGCTCAGGTAGTCATCCAGGTTCATGTGTCGCCGGCGTTTACGTGCGTGTAGATCTGCGTCGTTTCCAGGTGATCGTGACCGAGGAAGTCACGTACTCGCTCCAGGTCCATGCCCTTGGTGATCAGGTGCGTGGCCACCGAGTGCCGCAAGACGTGCGGCGTAATAATCTCTTTGACCTTCGCCCTTTTCACCACCGCCGCCAGCCGCCGACTGATCACGTTACCCAGCATCCGCCCACCCCGATCGTTGAGCAGTAACGCCCCACTATTCGCCCCGCTCACCCACCGCCACCGCTCCCGCTTCTGGTAGTTCTTCAGCCCCGCCGCCACCCGCGCCGCTAGCGGGATCACCCGCCGCTTTTTACCCTTTCCGCTGCGGACGTACAGCAACCCATTTTGATGGTCGACATCGCCCACGTTCAGGTCCACGACTTCCATTCTGCGCAGCCCGCAACCGTACAGCAGGTGCAGCAGCACCGTGGTCCGTACATCCTCCGCCGCCGCTTGGTAAAGCTTATTGATAACCGCCCGGCTCACCGCCTTTCTCGTCGACGCCGGCGGCGTCGGCAACTCTAAGCCTAGCAACGGAGAACCGCCCCGCAGCCCGTGCCGCTCGGCGTAGTCGAACAGCAGCTTGCAGCTAAACAGGTAGCCCGTCACGGTGTACAAGCTCAGCGCTCCACCCGTTGCGCTTGGCCGCGTCGTTAGGTAGGCCAGGTACGCCGCCATGTCGTCTTTGCCAACTTCGGCCAAGTCCAACAGCCCCCGTTCCTCCAACCACCGCAGCATCTCGCCCGCCCCGCAAAGTTTCGCCGTCCCTTTGGCATAACCCAGTAGCCGCAACTCCGCCCGACAAGTCGCCAGTAAAGACCGGTAGTTTTCCGTCATTGGTTCGTACATACTTGCCATACCCTCTTTACACTTTTTGCGAACACCGAACGCCAGGGGTCTATTCATCCTTTTCGCCAGTGTTTACGCGCCTTCTGGCGTTCGGTCTGGCGTTCGCTGGCGTCCGGTTTATAGGCCGTCTAGCTGTTCGAGCAGGTCGTTTTTGATGCGCGCCCGCAGCGCTTCCATATTATCCCAGTGCGCCACCTTGTAGCGGTAGCCGCGATTGGCGAAGCCCTCTTTGACCAGGTATTCTAACTCGACCAACCGGTTTAGATAGTGGTGCTGCTGCGTCTTACCCAGCTTGACCACGCCGCGCAACTCGAAGCGGTTGAAGGCGTAGCTCTCACCCTTCCGCTTGACGTAGCTTTTGACCTGCTCGAAGAACTGCCGTAAGCTCCCGTCGAGCTCATCAACCTTCAAAACGATGCTCTCAAAAAGGATCTCGCAGGCCACCCGTAAGTCCTCCGGCGCCGTCACCAGCCGGCCCCGCCCGTCCCGCTTCCGCTGGAACTGATTCAACAGCGTCACCT carries:
- a CDS encoding tyrosine-type recombinase/integrase, which translates into the protein MNLDDYLSANYTVATARTYAFEIERYLVYVGGESGALRVKYADVVGYLVSLRGRYENGETVRRILYSVKAYHRYLLKVGKREDHPASRLRLRDVARTDQVQTQDLLDAAELEKLLTTRVERYPLLANRNAVIIGLLVHQALTVSEVGRLQVGDVDLAAATIKVKGSGRQQARTLKLAAVQVMTLLEYLKEDRPRLMRDDIKALILTSRGTAENGEGVHYLVETLRPLVPGKRLTPMVIRQSVIALKLKNGGGLRQVQVFAGHKKVTTTEGYRETNLEELRAAVVRFHPLR
- a CDS encoding tyrosine-type recombinase/integrase produces the protein MNRPLAFGVRKKCKEGMASMYEPMTENYRSLLATCRAELRLLGYAKGTAKLCGAGEMLRWLEERGLLDLAEVGKDDMAAYLAYLTTRPSATGGALSLYTVTGYLFSCKLLFDYAERHGLRGGSPLLGLELPTPPASTRKAVSRAVINKLYQAAAEDVRTTVLLHLLYGCGLRRMEVVDLNVGDVDHQNGLLYVRSGKGKKRRVIPLAARVAAGLKNYQKRERWRWVSGANSGALLLNDRGGRMLGNVISRRLAAVVKRAKVKEIITPHVLRHSVATHLITKGMDLERVRDFLGHDHLETTQIYTHVNAGDT